In Pedobacter sp. W3I1, one DNA window encodes the following:
- a CDS encoding phospholipase D-like domain-containing protein: MIKFLDGDAISAKIIQTIKEADVYLTLVSPYIKLTNKIKSELTYLGKNKPEVEIEVVFGKNDKTPNKSLSNEDFEFLKTLQNIRISYVKELHAKIYCSEDRLMLTSLNLHEFSQAYNFEAAFVIEKPSSILAALNNSKTELAWNEALEFVDKVIESSTPVYHKGKVYETSWLGFFTKLVEEYDEDNSETFFKKPMTTKDSIHLGFCIRTGVNIPFNLKAPYSDTAYKSWKRYGNENYKEKYCHYSGEISDGETSLKSPILKKNWKEAKMKFNF, translated from the coding sequence ATGATTAAATTTTTAGATGGCGATGCGATTAGCGCTAAAATAATTCAAACAATAAAAGAAGCAGATGTTTATTTAACTCTAGTTTCTCCATATATTAAGCTAACCAATAAAATCAAATCAGAACTTACTTACTTAGGAAAGAATAAACCAGAGGTTGAAATCGAGGTTGTGTTTGGAAAGAATGACAAAACCCCAAATAAGAGCCTAAGCAATGAAGATTTTGAGTTTCTTAAGACATTGCAGAATATCCGTATCAGTTATGTTAAAGAACTGCATGCTAAGATTTACTGTTCTGAGGATCGATTGATGTTGACCTCATTAAACTTACACGAATTTTCTCAAGCCTATAATTTTGAAGCAGCATTTGTAATTGAGAAACCATCATCTATTTTAGCTGCCCTAAACAACTCAAAAACTGAATTAGCTTGGAATGAAGCTTTAGAATTTGTTGATAAAGTAATTGAAAGCTCAACACCAGTTTACCACAAAGGAAAAGTATACGAAACTTCGTGGCTTGGGTTTTTTACCAAATTAGTTGAGGAATACGATGAAGATAATTCGGAAACATTTTTCAAAAAGCCTATGACTACTAAAGATTCTATACACTTAGGATTTTGTATAAGGACTGGAGTAAACATACCATTCAATCTTAAAGCTCCATATTCCGATACTGCATACAAATCATGGAAGCGATATGGCAATGAAAACTATAAAGAAAAATATTGCCATTATTCAGGGGAAATAAGTGACGGTGAAACTTCTTTAAAATCACCAATCTTAAAAAAGAATTGGAAAGAAGCCAAAATGAAATTTAACTTCTAA
- a CDS encoding DUF4062 domain-containing protein, whose protein sequence is MPVKKNTTRKTVFISSTFVDLKGERKKVWDSLENFDVTIKGMEQFGARKTTPLATCISEVEQSDIYVGIIGMRYGNEEPNTGKSYSQLEYEKAVEQNKEILIYLIDEENSNVTPTLIQFDKIQKLNNFKAILKAKHTIDTFSNPQDLITKLQRKFKELLTPKITAIIEDEYDNTKKVIDLFFLVPAAYSGREIKLKLKFVGNPQPVSKAICQSFNFEFGKTVVCKVEVVHPKFKFQNFRHIFIEFEPFQNFITLDLSHEYEIFAKVLFKDEKVKNLTTDFKDKLERIYNDRFNYDPSYDYDPSDDDEYYDVIKEGDGQIALNLTSISSKI, encoded by the coding sequence ATGCCCGTTAAAAAAAATACAACTCGTAAAACCGTTTTTATATCATCTACTTTCGTTGACCTTAAAGGAGAGAGAAAAAAAGTTTGGGACTCACTTGAAAATTTTGATGTAACCATTAAAGGAATGGAGCAGTTTGGCGCAAGAAAGACTACCCCATTAGCAACTTGTATTTCAGAAGTTGAGCAATCCGATATTTATGTTGGGATTATCGGAATGAGATATGGAAATGAAGAGCCAAATACAGGAAAATCATATTCACAATTAGAGTATGAGAAAGCTGTTGAACAAAATAAAGAAATTCTGATTTACCTTATTGACGAGGAAAACTCGAATGTTACTCCTACCTTAATCCAGTTTGACAAAATCCAAAAACTCAATAACTTTAAAGCAATTCTCAAAGCCAAACACACCATTGACACATTTTCAAATCCACAAGATCTTATAACTAAACTTCAAAGGAAATTTAAAGAATTATTGACGCCAAAAATAACAGCAATAATAGAAGATGAGTACGACAATACCAAAAAAGTAATTGATCTATTCTTCCTTGTCCCAGCTGCTTACTCAGGGCGAGAAATAAAGTTGAAATTAAAGTTTGTTGGAAACCCTCAGCCTGTATCAAAAGCAATATGTCAAAGCTTCAATTTTGAATTCGGGAAGACTGTTGTTTGTAAAGTAGAAGTTGTTCACCCAAAGTTTAAGTTTCAAAATTTCAGGCACATTTTTATTGAATTTGAGCCGTTTCAAAATTTCATCACCCTCGATTTGTCTCATGAGTATGAAATTTTTGCTAAAGTATTATTTAAAGATGAGAAGGTAAAAAATCTTACAACTGATTTTAAGGATAAATTGGAGCGTATCTATAATGACCGGTTTAATTATGATCCGAGTTATGACTATGATCCAAGTGATGATGACGAATACTACGATGTTATAAAAGAGGGCGATGGTCAAATCGCTCTTAATTTAACGAGCATTTCAAGTAAGATATAA
- a CDS encoding heavy metal translocating P-type ATPase → MAADGIILDGESYLNESMLTGESKPVQKVKGDKVIAGAINGNGSIKVTVSHSAKDSYLSQVIKLVNDAQKSKSRTQLLADKAARWLTVIALVSGIGTFLYWYLAGQTLAFAMERMVTVIVICCPHALGLAVPLIVAKSTALSAKNGLLIKNRTAFENSRKITTIVFDKTGTLTVGKFEVSKIVSLQKTIDDKEIIRLSSALEQQSEHPIATGILQKAKELSIKIPNTENFNAITGKGVEANVEGKKVAVVSPGYLKENKITIPQGFKANDTETVVFLLIDDVLAGYLALSDEIRPESVEAIKTLKENNIKSILLTGDNGKVAASVSKALSMDSFIAEVLPHQKLEKIKELQSKGEFVAMTGDGVNDAPALAIADVGIAVGSGSDIAAETAGIVLVNSNPKDVVNLILFGKATYRKMIQNLVWATGYNVFALPLAAGVLYHQGVLLSPAAGAILMTVSTVVVAVNASFLKVKA, encoded by the coding sequence GTGGCTGCCGATGGAATAATCTTGGATGGTGAAAGTTATCTGAACGAATCTATGCTTACCGGAGAATCCAAGCCGGTACAAAAAGTAAAAGGCGATAAGGTAATTGCAGGCGCTATCAATGGAAACGGATCCATTAAGGTTACCGTATCACATTCCGCAAAGGATTCCTATCTCTCGCAGGTGATCAAACTGGTTAATGATGCGCAGAAATCGAAATCGCGAACGCAACTGTTGGCAGATAAGGCAGCAAGGTGGTTAACCGTTATCGCCCTTGTTTCTGGCATTGGTACATTTTTATACTGGTATTTAGCAGGACAGACCTTGGCCTTTGCCATGGAGCGGATGGTAACGGTAATTGTGATCTGCTGCCCACATGCTTTGGGTCTGGCCGTGCCATTGATAGTTGCCAAATCAACCGCTTTGTCTGCTAAGAATGGCCTGCTGATCAAGAATAGAACGGCATTTGAAAATTCCAGGAAGATAACCACCATCGTATTTGATAAAACTGGCACGCTAACCGTGGGGAAATTCGAGGTTTCAAAAATCGTATCTTTGCAAAAAACTATCGATGACAAGGAAATCATCCGCCTTTCATCAGCTTTAGAGCAACAATCTGAGCACCCAATCGCAACTGGAATTCTTCAAAAGGCAAAAGAACTCTCTATCAAAATTCCAAACACAGAAAATTTCAATGCAATTACCGGTAAGGGCGTTGAGGCAAACGTGGAAGGTAAAAAAGTAGCAGTCGTAAGTCCTGGCTATCTTAAGGAAAACAAGATAACAATCCCACAAGGTTTTAAGGCCAACGATACCGAGACTGTCGTGTTTTTATTGATAGATGATGTATTGGCAGGTTACCTTGCACTGTCTGATGAGATACGACCAGAATCCGTGGAAGCTATCAAAACATTGAAAGAGAACAATATTAAGTCGATACTTCTTACTGGAGATAATGGCAAAGTAGCCGCAAGCGTTAGCAAAGCTTTAAGTATGGATAGTTTTATTGCTGAGGTATTGCCACACCAGAAATTAGAAAAAATTAAGGAGTTGCAAAGCAAAGGTGAATTTGTAGCCATGACAGGTGATGGTGTAAATGATGCCCCTGCACTGGCAATAGCGGATGTAGGAATTGCTGTTGGTTCGGGTAGCGATATTGCAGCAGAAACAGCGGGTATCGTGTTGGTAAACAGTAATCCTAAAGACGTGGTTAACCTGATTCTTTTCGGCAAAGCAACTTATCGGAAAATGATACAGAATTTGGTGTGGGCTACAGGGTATAATGTATTTGCACTTCCATTGGCAGCAGGTGTACTGTACCATCAAGGTGTTTTATTAAGCCCTGCCGCAGGTGCTATATTGATGACAGTGAGTACGGTCGTGGTAGCGGTTAATGCAAGCTTCTTAAAAGTTAAAGCTTAA
- a CDS encoding DUF2004 domain-containing protein: MAEYALPYFGNLPTENLEEYYDVDIELNGNEIQVDLNFENQTVDILILDKVKNFIEKLEKFDKLNKTYILNDYNDEDGDTVKFYIEHHLEEVDKEELTKLVNFDDTITEPEQQLLSKLKLVRVGLYPDNEDNFAIFDYSIGKDITNYLVVINTDENGQLDYMTMES, encoded by the coding sequence ATGGCAGAATACGCTTTACCATATTTCGGAAACTTACCGACAGAAAATTTAGAAGAATATTATGATGTTGATATTGAATTAAATGGAAATGAAATTCAAGTAGACCTTAACTTTGAAAACCAGACGGTTGACATATTAATACTGGACAAAGTAAAAAATTTCATTGAAAAATTAGAAAAATTTGACAAGCTGAATAAGACATATATTCTCAATGACTATAATGATGAAGATGGCGACACAGTAAAATTTTACATAGAACACCATCTTGAGGAAGTTGATAAAGAAGAACTTACAAAACTTGTAAACTTTGACGACACGATAACAGAACCTGAACAGCAACTTTTGTCAAAATTGAAATTAGTTAGAGTTGGTCTTTATCCTGATAATGAAGATAACTTCGCCATTTTTGACTACTCAATTGGAAAAGATATAACAAATTATTTGGTAGTAATAAATACTGATGAGAACGGACAACTGGACTATATGACAATGGAAAGCTAA
- a CDS encoding EVE domain-containing protein yields the protein MNHWLVKSEPFKYSWEKFNQDGRTFWDGVRNYQARNNLKAMKEGDLVLFYHSNEGKNVVGIAKVVREFYQDPTTDDANWVVVDLSPVEGLKNPVSLEQIKAEPSLVDISLVRQGRLSVMPLKAEEFDKILEMGS from the coding sequence ATGAATCATTGGTTAGTAAAATCAGAGCCTTTTAAATACAGTTGGGAAAAATTTAATCAGGATGGCCGTACCTTTTGGGATGGTGTGCGTAATTACCAGGCCCGGAATAACCTGAAAGCCATGAAAGAGGGAGATTTGGTGCTTTTTTATCATAGTAACGAAGGTAAAAACGTAGTGGGCATTGCAAAAGTAGTGAGGGAGTTTTACCAGGACCCAACTACTGATGATGCCAACTGGGTAGTGGTTGATTTATCGCCTGTAGAAGGCCTGAAAAACCCGGTTTCGCTTGAACAAATCAAGGCTGAACCCAGTCTGGTTGATATTTCATTGGTTAGACAAGGACGTTTATCGGTAATGCCATTAAAAGCAGAAGAATTTGATAAGATTTTAGAAATGGGAAGCTGA
- a CDS encoding PD-(D/E)XK nuclease family protein, producing the protein MQILKDWRQVIEQQAKETKSYLLNAKETARNYEHSSRTKSEIGFNVFTISSDLYYRENFHSDIIKAFLDPNEKHGEGNKFLNAFIHLLNKCNPQRNLNPSDFENSRVSREENNIDILISDSNSGKAILIENKIYNAIDQQRQIPRYFEIVSENYSVEAIVYLTLTSSKYLNQNDWTNDEIENINPLIYFVPSYNLGSTNLFDNWIVPSIIECNNSESLFILRQYGNLIKFLNTNSMDTITLEKFYLTLKESDNLRTSLSVRNMLNDLPEYLAIRIEGKYKGKCYPFKSIWRYKSRDAVFEAFELENLYLKMDIWCSEKGYKVHFWNSKDEHYDIKVNLPFVLSLKDFNYEGDNKSNVEKHFGFNEEELLFEFIDNLLLELKEFKNQPVSNLVIEKHD; encoded by the coding sequence ATGCAAATACTAAAAGACTGGCGTCAAGTAATCGAGCAACAAGCAAAGGAAACTAAATCTTACTTGCTAAATGCAAAAGAAACTGCAAGAAATTATGAGCATTCTTCCCGAACCAAGTCAGAAATTGGATTTAATGTTTTCACTATTTCATCCGACTTATATTACCGTGAAAATTTTCATAGCGACATTATTAAGGCCTTCTTAGATCCAAACGAAAAACATGGAGAAGGCAATAAGTTTCTAAATGCATTCATTCATCTATTAAATAAATGCAATCCTCAACGAAATCTAAATCCATCTGATTTTGAAAACTCAAGAGTGTCAAGAGAAGAGAATAACATCGATATACTCATTTCGGATTCAAATAGTGGCAAGGCTATTCTAATTGAAAACAAAATATATAATGCAATAGATCAGCAGAGACAAATACCGAGATATTTTGAAATCGTGTCTGAAAATTACAGCGTTGAGGCAATTGTCTATCTAACATTAACTTCATCGAAATATTTAAATCAGAATGACTGGACGAATGACGAAATCGAAAATATTAATCCTCTGATATATTTCGTGCCGTCCTATAATCTAGGAAGCACAAATTTATTTGATAATTGGATAGTCCCATCAATAATCGAATGCAATAATTCCGAAAGTCTTTTTATACTACGCCAGTACGGCAACTTAATTAAGTTTTTAAATACAAACTCTATGGACACTATTACACTAGAAAAATTTTACCTAACACTAAAGGAAAGTGATAATCTACGAACATCGCTCTCAGTAAGGAACATGCTGAATGATCTTCCAGAATATTTAGCAATCAGAATTGAAGGAAAATATAAGGGAAAATGCTATCCTTTTAAAAGTATATGGAGGTATAAAAGTCGCGATGCAGTGTTTGAAGCTTTTGAGTTGGAAAATTTATACCTTAAAATGGATATTTGGTGCAGTGAAAAAGGCTACAAGGTTCACTTTTGGAATTCTAAAGATGAGCATTATGATATTAAGGTAAATCTCCCTTTTGTATTATCATTGAAGGATTTTAATTACGAAGGGGACAATAAATCTAATGTTGAAAAACATTTTGGCTTTAATGAAGAAGAATTACTTTTCGAGTTTATCGATAATTTATTACTAGAGTTAAAAGAGTTTAAGAATCAACCGGTTTCTAATTTGGTTATTGAAAAGCATGATTAG
- a CDS encoding CBS domain-containing protein, with the protein MVPEKLKEVKRKLDSGEKVEPITVRDFLYWFWQSQRRGWWVVKQMRAALIKQELETYPDFNSVYIDALIQFKKIETQINKNLKVDEPEPENIANNSSDEVLNFDDPTYRISRLEAANKQLIFVKPDSNLSEAITLMMTHDFSQIPVMQQPKRGLKGVISWRSIGQKLAVGKSSTIVRDLMEPNFQLISEETSLFKALPIIIEHDYILVQNKSEEICGIVTASDLSLQFKQLTEPFLLVAEIENHLRQILINLTRDELETGKDTKDEDRKVESIADLTFGEYLRLCQNPEIWIKLKLSIDRRIFCVELDKIRIIRNNIMHFDPDGLEDESTETLRNFVRLLQTLRSLNVF; encoded by the coding sequence ATGGTTCCTGAAAAATTAAAAGAAGTTAAAAGAAAACTAGACAGTGGAGAAAAAGTGGAGCCAATAACCGTTCGAGACTTTCTTTATTGGTTCTGGCAATCGCAAAGAAGAGGATGGTGGGTTGTCAAACAAATGCGGGCTGCTTTAATTAAACAAGAGCTAGAAACTTACCCTGATTTCAATAGTGTCTATATTGACGCTTTGATTCAGTTCAAAAAAATTGAAACTCAAATAAATAAAAATTTAAAAGTTGATGAGCCTGAACCTGAAAATATCGCAAATAACTCATCTGACGAGGTTTTAAATTTTGATGATCCAACATACAGAATTTCAAGGTTGGAAGCAGCAAATAAACAGTTAATTTTTGTTAAACCAGATAGCAACCTTTCTGAAGCTATAACACTAATGATGACTCATGATTTTTCACAAATACCTGTAATGCAGCAGCCGAAGAGGGGACTAAAAGGGGTTATTAGTTGGAGATCAATAGGTCAAAAGTTAGCTGTTGGAAAATCATCGACGATTGTTAGAGATTTAATGGAGCCTAATTTTCAACTAATATCAGAAGAAACTTCCCTTTTCAAAGCTCTACCTATTATTATTGAACATGACTACATTTTGGTGCAGAACAAATCAGAAGAGATATGTGGCATTGTCACAGCCAGTGATTTGAGTCTACAATTCAAACAACTTACTGAGCCTTTTCTTCTTGTGGCTGAAATTGAAAATCATCTAAGACAAATATTAATAAATCTTACGAGGGATGAACTCGAAACAGGAAAGGATACAAAAGATGAAGATAGGAAAGTTGAATCGATCGCAGATCTTACATTTGGTGAATACTTAAGATTGTGCCAAAATCCAGAAATATGGATCAAATTAAAGTTATCGATTGATAGAAGAATTTTTTGTGTAGAATTAGATAAAATTAGAATAATCCGAAATAACATTATGCATTTTGATCCTGATGGATTAGAGGATGAAAGCACAGAAACTTTAAGAAATTTTGTAAGATTACTCCAAACGCTAAGAAGTCTAAATGTTTTTTAG